The following are encoded together in the Brassica napus cultivar Da-Ae chromosome A9, Da-Ae, whole genome shotgun sequence genome:
- the LOC111212819 gene encoding uncharacterized protein LOC111212819, which yields MKILSWNCRGMGSNYTISYLRDIWHKHKPAFLFLSETKQQFDFVQNFQFHFGYKHLHTVDPIGRSGGLALYYDHDSPVSIIYSSNRIIDIETTYKGKTIFISFVYGDPVQGLRDHVWERLTRIGINRVDPWFIIGDLNEIRGNHEKEGGVLRHTSTFVDFNNMIDNCGFLEFPAVGNTMSWSGTRNKQTVKCRLDRALGNVEWHTLFPSAFVEYLGMVGSDHRPIVTNLDEKQVRTRRQFRFDKRWIGMDGLMDSISRGWSTGRPSHNSRVVDRIINCRHEISVWRKNNPPYRKEKINSLQKALEDIQCDNTKTYEEVLEVSRKLKEAYRDEELYWEQKSRTTWHAKGDRNTKFYHALTKQRRIQNKIVGLHNSGGNWVTSESEVEGVAIDYFNDLFTTTSPSGYEDFLSEVPTLITEDQNRSLTSWASEEEVKSALFMMHPEKAPGPDGMTALFFQQSWSIIRSDITNMVNEFFRTGYLEERMNMTNICLIPKTVRPSRMTELRPISLCNVGYKIISKVLCQRLKRLLPQLVSETQSAFVSGRLISDNILIAQEMFHGLRTNNSCKEKFLAIKTDMSKAYDRLEWPFIEAMLLKLGFAQRWVSRIMSCITSVKYKIVINGQPKGHIIPNRGLRQGDPLSPYLFILCTEALIANIRKKEENKLLTGLKIARGSPAITHLLFADDSLFFCKANRQECETIIQILKDYERASGQQINFQKSSIQFGHKVPDVARLEVQQVLGITTIGGMGTYLGIPESLGGSKTQVFGYLNERVNNKVNNWTIRFITKGGKEVLIKAVASPMPTHVMSCFRLPKTVTKKITSTVAHFWWAGSGNKKGMHWFAWDKMCKDKPDGGIGFRDIQNFNTALLAKQLWRLIDKPDSLFARVFKGRYYRKSDPLDPIRSYSPSYGWRSITSARSLVNKGLIKRVGTGSSISVWNDPWIPAPRPRSAIPKCSNQYLNPLLKVEDLINPVDLSWNLDLLKVYIHQDDVDIIRSLAISRNPKPDSYGWHFTDHGRYTVKSGYRTDKLFPDMGSHYRVLGPDIKPLLAHSWKLQCSSKLKHFVWQILSGSLPVTKNLHSRGIKCDVKCQICGAEEESINHVLFECPLALQTWALSNIPSCPGVFPTPSLFTNMDYLFWRLPKEPDLNYFPWILWYIWKNRNAKVFKNQIKTPFDILRMAKIEGVLWAEAQTKEPINRESLHIAETHFPYGVNKCYIDGAWKEHDLYTGQGWVYRKDGSNDTMMGAMSIRRSLSPLHAECEALIWAMECMKTLQISEVVFATDCSQLVKMVSTPTEWPAFTTHMEEFLRCKEFFLNFTIQHIPRAQNTLADKLARGARTSPSAMVYVDSVPPRWLSDQESS from the coding sequence atgaaaatattgagttggaATTGTAGAGGAATGGGGAGCAATTATACAATTAGTTATCTGAGGGATATATGGCATAAACATAAACCGGCGTTTCTTTTCTTATCAGAAACAAAACAACAGTTTGATTTTGTTcagaattttcaatttcattttGGGTATAAACACCTACATACGGTGGATCCTATTGGGAGAAGTGGAGGACTGGCTCTTTATTATGATCACGATTCACCGGTGTCTATTATTTATTCAAGTAATAGAATAATAGATATTGAAACCACATATAAaggaaaaacaatttttatttcttttgtatatgGGGACCCCGTTCAGGGTCTTCGAGACCAcgtttgggaacgtcttactcgaattgggataaatagagtggACCCATGGTTTATTATTGGGGATCTAAATGAAATAAGAGGTAATCATGAGAAGGAAGGGGGGGTGTTACGACACACGTCCACTTTTGTcgattttaataatatgattgaCAATTGTGGTTTTTTGGAATTTCCTGCTGTGGGAAATACTATGTCATGGAGTGGGACGAGGAACAAACAAACGGTAAAATGTAGATTAGACCGGGCTTTAGGGAACGTGGAATGGCACACCCTATTCCCGTCCGCATTTGTCGAGTATTTGGGAATGGTAGGCTCGGATCATAGGCCTATTGTGACGAATTTAGATGAGAAACAAGTAAGAACGAGAAGGCAATTTCGgtttgataagagatggattGGTATGGATGGTCTTATGGATTCCATTTCGAGAGGTTGGTCTACAGGAAGGCCAAGTCATAATTCGAGAGTGGTAGATAGAATTATCAACTGTAGACATGAAATTTCGGTTtggaggaaaaataatccaccATATAGGAAGGAAAAGATTAATTCTCTTCAGAAGGCTTTGGAGGACATTCAGTGTGATAATACCAAGACATATGAGGAGGTGCTAGAAGTTTCTAGGAAGTTAAAAGAAGCTTATAGGGATGAAGAATTATACTGGGAACAAAAAAGTCGAACGACTTGGCATGCAAAAGGGGATAGAAATACAAAATTCTATCACGCCCTAACTAAGCAGAGacgaatacaaaataaaattgtggGTTTGCACAATAGTGGTGGTAATTGGGTAACATCAGAATCTGAGGTAGAAGGTGTTGCGATAGATTACTTTAATGACTTGTTCACAACGACATCACCTTCGGGCTATGAAGATTTTCTAAGTGAGGTGCCTACTTTGATTACAGAGGATCAAAACAGGTCTCTGACCTCTTGGGCATCAGAGGAGGAAGTGAAATCAGCTTTATTCATGATGCATCCTGAAAAAGCTCCAGGACCGGATGGAATGACGGCTTTATTTTTCCAACAATCCTGGTCGATTATTAGATCAGATATCACAAATATGGTTAACGAATTTTTTAGGACTGGATATTTGGAGGAGAGGATGAATATGACCAATATTTGCCTCATCCCAAAGACAGTGCGACCAAGTAGAATGACGGAATTGAGGCCAATTAGTTTATGTAATGTGGGTTATAAGATTATTTCGAAGGTGCTTTGCCAACGGCTGAAGAGGCTACTACCACAATTGGTATCAGAAACACAATCCGCTTTTGTTTCTGGGAGACTGATCTCCGATAATATATTAATTGCTCAGGAGATGTTTCATGGATTAAGAACGAATAATTCATGTAAGGAGAAATTTTTGGCTATAAAAACagatatgagcaaagcatatgataggCTTGAATGGCCTTTTATTGAGGCGATGCTATTAAAGTTGGGTTTCGCACAAAGGTGGGTATCTCGGATAATGTCTTGTATTACGtcggtaaaatataaaattgtgaTTAATGGTCAACCAAAAGGACATATTATACCAAACCGAGGACTTCGTCAAGGTGATCCGTTATCAccttatttgtttattttgtgtACTGAGGCATTAATAGCAAATATACggaaaaaggaagaaaataaattattgacGGGGTTAAAAATCGCGCGTGGTAGTCCGGCAATCACACACTTAttatttgcggatgatagtctcTTTTTTTGCAAAGCTAATAGGCAAGAATGTGAGACTATCATACAGATTTTGAAAGACTATGAGAGAGCATCGGGGCAACAAATTAACTTTCAGAAGTCTTCCATTCAGTTTGGTCATAAGGTACCGGATGTAGCACGTTTAGAGGTGCAACAGGTTTTGGGCATTACTACAATTGGTGGTATGGGAACATACTTGGGGATTCCCGAAAGTCTTGGTGGCTCTAAAACACAAGTATTTGGTTATCTTAATGAAAGGGTCAATAATAAGGTTAATAATTGGACTATTCGATTCATTACgaaaggaggaaaggaagtttTAATTAAAGCAGTAGCATCCCCTATGCCAACTCATGTTATGTCCTGCTTTCGGTTACCAAAAACGGTTACGAAAAAAATTACCAGCACGGTTGCTCATTTTTGGTGGGCTGGTAGTGGTAATAAAAAAGGTATGCATTGGTTTGCATGGGATAAAATGTGCAAAGATAAACCGGACGGTGGTATTGGTTTTAgagatattcaaaattttaatacggCATTATTAGCAAAACAACTATGGAGGTTAATCGATAAACCTGATTCTCTTTTTGCAAGAGTTTTTAAAGGAAGATACTATAGAAAATCTGATCCTTTGGATCCAATCAGATCATATTCTCCCTCATATGGGTGGAGAAGTATTACatcagctagatctctggttaataAAGGGCTAATCAAAAGAGTGGGAACTGGTTCAAGCATTTCAGtctggaatgatccttggatccctgCTCCTCGCCCGAGGTCAGCAATACCAAAATGTTCGAATCAATATTTGAATCCATTACTTAAGGTGGAGGATTTAATAAATCCAGTCGATCTCTCTTGGAATCTGGATTTGCtcaaagtatatattcaccaggaCGATGTGGATATTATACGGAGTTTAGCTATTAGTCGTAACCCAAAACCAGATTCATATGGATGGCATTTTACGGACCATGGTCGatatacggttaaatcaggTTATCGTACGGATAAATTATTTCCGGATATGGGATCTCATTATAGAGTTTTGGGACCAGATATTAAGCCACTGTTGGCTCACTCTTGGAAGCTTCAATGTTCATCAAAGCTGAAACATTTTGTTTGGcagatactttcgggtagtCTACCGGTAACCAAGAATCTTCATTCACGAGGGATAAAATGTGATGTGAAATGTCAAATATGTGGTGCAGAGGAAGAATCTATTAATCATGTTCTGTTTGAGTGTCCATTAGCACTACAAACGTGGGCTTTATCTAATATTCCTTCATGCCCAGGTGTCTTTCCCACCCCGTCACTTTTCACAAATATGGACTATCTTTTCTGGCGGTTACCTAAGGAACCAGATTTGAATTATTTTCCATGGATAttgtggtatatttggaagaatAGAAACGCTAAAGTTTTTAAGAATCAGATAAAAACCCCTTTTGATATTCTTCGAATGGCGAAAATAGAAGGTGTTTTGTGGGCTGAAGCCCAGACAAAGGAACCTATAAACCGTGAATCTCTACATATTGCAGAGACCCATTTTCCATATGGAGTTAACAAGTGTTATATAGATGGAGCATGGAAGGAACATGATCTTTATACAGGGCAGGGATGGGTCTACAGAAAAGATGGATCAAATGATACTATGATGGGTGCAATGTCTATTCGCAGGAGTCTATCACCT
- the LOC111212816 gene encoding xylan glycosyltransferase MUCI21-like yields MVMKTTERSYSVAAVALVIVMALYLVALFSTVSDLKLIPSLSLSQGMFQQTWESIKIDKPPQDTTSSTIICDRSDTNYDLCSINGLCHLDIRNQTITLMDPTFAASAPIVEKIRPYPRKADNWIMSKIQELTLTSGPMGLTRSCDITHDSPAIVFSAGGYTGNIYHDFMDGFIPLFITANVIYPDRDVILVVANPREWWMPKYMEVLGAFSKHKPILLENENASVTHCFTSATVGLISHGPKAINSTRLPNSKSLEDFHNLLDKAFNTNIPTFKIQKPRLILISRYGNIGRVILNEEKVKEMLENVGFEVITFRPTGTTSMREAYELIKSSHGMVGVHGAALTHLLFLRPGSVFVQVVPVGVGWVANCYGSPAKAMKLEYMEYSIDVEESSLVEKYSRDDLVLKDPIAFSRKDWGVTKKVYLKEQDVRLDVNRFRNHMNKAYEKAKLFMDLNG; encoded by the exons ATGGTTATGAAAACGACAGAGAGAAGCTATTCTGTGGCAGCAGTTGCCTTGGTCATCGTTATGGCTTTGTATCTTGTTGCTCTATTCTCCACCGTGTCCGACCTTAAGTTGATTCCTTCGCTAAGTTTGTCTCAAG GCATGTTTCAACAAACATGGGAATCAATAAAAATCGACAAGCCTCCACAAGATACGACTTCATCAACAATCATATGTGATCGATCCGACACTAACTACGATCTCTGTTCAATCAACGGCTTATGTCATCTCGACATCAGAAACCAAACCATCACTCTCATGGACCCCACTTTTGCCGCATCAGCACCGATTGTTGAGAAGATCAGACCATACCCAAGAAAGGCAGATAACTGGATCATGTCCAAAATTCAAGAACTAACACTGACCTCAGGTCCAATGGGCCTAACCAGATCATGTGACATAACACATGATTCGCCGGCTATTGTTTTCAGCGCTGGAGGTTACACCGGAAACATCTATCACGATTTCATGGATGGTTTCATTCCGCTTTTCATCACGGCCAATGTGATCTACCCCGACCGCGATGTCATCCTCGTGGTAGCTAATCCTAGGGAATGGTGGATGCCGAAATACATGGAAGTTTTAGGTGCGTTTAGCAAACACAAACCCATATTACTCGAGAATGAAAATGCGTCTGTTACACATTGTTTCACTTCAGCTACCGTGGGTCTAATCTCACATGGGCCTAAAGCAATAAACTCGACCCGACTACCCAATTCAAAATCATTAGAGGACTTTCACAACCTTCTAGACAAAGCCTTCAACACAAATATACCCACTTTCAAAATCCAAAAGCCTCGTCTCATATTGATCAGTCGATATGGCAACATTGGTAGGGTGATATTAAACGAGGAGAAGGTCAAAGAGATGCTTGAAAACGTTGGGTTCGAGGTAATCACATTTAGACCAACGGGAACGACGAGCATGAGAGAAGCGTATGAACTTATAAAGTCGAGTCATGGGATGGTCGGGGTTCATGGTGCAGCATTAACCCATTTGTTGTTTCTTAGACCCGGTTCGGTTTTCGTTCAGGTTGTTCCCGTTGGAGTAGGTTGGGTGGCTAATTGTTACGGATCGCCTGCTAAAGCAATGAAGTTGGAGTATATGGAGTATTCTATTGATGTGGAAGAAAGTAGTTTGGTAGAGAAGTATAGTAGAGATGATTTGGTTTTGAAAGATCCTATTGCTTTTAGCAGGAAGGATTGGGGTGTGACTAAAAAAGTTTATCTAAAAGAACAAGATGTTAGATTAGATGTGAACCGGTTTAGGAATCATATGAATAAAGCGTACGAGAAAGCTAAACTGTTTATGGATTTAAACGGTTGA
- the LOC111212821 gene encoding uncharacterized protein LOC111212821 — protein MATASPPPTANLWVVLTESKRIINAHSRHFLALSVLFLLPLCFSVTVFPSVSRLIIDQSSSSHNSVSLLRGSLPDGVVDPKTLLLLLFAYIVVVTVFNLLAIGSIAYSVYQGFYGRPVKLISAVRSSFASFLPLLATLISSHLIVFAVFLILGFAAFLLARLVGLDYASPDLSTVVMFISLAIVVKLYVKWILAWAIVVVESSWGFTPLKRSKSLIKGMESVSLSMILLYAVAQSCFVWISIVAASAQMDDGKLWTKAFFVFQIVVTSAVLTVLMLYNVAATTVMYMYCKAVHGELAWEIAEEFAREYVSLPFDDGKVPHLVSVAYNNF, from the coding sequence ATGGCGACGGCATCTCCTCCTCCTACGGCGAATCTCTGGGTCGTCTTAACGGAATCGAAGCGGATAATAAACGCCCACTCGCGCCACTTCCTCGCTCTCTCCGTCCTCTTCCTTCTCCCCCTCTGCTTCTCCGTCACCGTCTTCCCCTCCGTCTCCCGCCTCATCATCGACCAATCCTCCTCTTCCCACAACAGCGTCTCTCTCCTCCGCGGCTCACTCCCCGACGGCGTCGTCGACCCCAAgaccctcctcctcctcctgttcGCTTACATCGTCGTCGTCACCGTCTTCAACCTCCTAGCCATCGGATCAATCGCGTACAGCGTCTACCAAGGCTTCTACGGCCGACCGGTGAAACTCATCTCCGCCGTCAGATCGAGCTTCGCCTCCTTCCTCCCTCTTCTCGCTACTCTAATCTCTTCCCATCTCATCGTATTCGCCGTTTTCTTGATTCTAGGGTTCGCAGCTTTCTTGTTAGCTCGTTTAGTCGGGCTCGATTACGCTTCGCCCGATCTCTCCACCGTTGTGATGTTCATCTCACTCGCGATCGTAGTCAAACTCTATGTGAAGTGGATCCTCGCCTGGGCCATCGTCGTTGTTGAGTCTTCCTGGGGGTTTACGCCGTTGAAGAGAAGCAAAAGCTTAATCAAAGGGATGGAGAGCGTTTCTCTCTCTATGATCCTCCTCTACGCCGTGGCTCAGTCGTGTTTCGTTTGGATCAGCATCGTCGCTGCTTCCGCTCAGATGGATGATGGCAAGTTGTGGACGAAAGCTTTCTTCGTGTTCCAGATCGTGGTCACCTCTGCGGTTCTAACGGTTTTGATGCTGTATAACGTGGCGGCGACCACGGTGATGTATATGTACTGTAAAGCTGTTCATGGGGAGCTTGCTTGGGAGATTGCGGAGGAGTTTGCAAGAGAGTATGTGAGTTTGCCGTTTGATGATGGTAAGGTTCCTCACTTGGTCTCTGTAGCTTACAACAATTTCTGA